ACCTATTTGGTATTATGAGTCAATAAGAACGATTAAAGGAGGAACCATGCCATGTCATATACAACATATTCAGTTTGAATGTTGaatatatatttaatttgaATAACCCAAGTGTATGTTGCATAATTATTATTCCTGTCGGCTGCACCAAAGTGAGAAGTGTCACGCATAGGTCTGTAAGGTCTGGTTCAAATAATTTTTAGCAATATTCTGTGAGATATTTTAGTACTGCACCACTGTCACTGTCATCTTTTCAATCCTTGACTTGTTTGATTCATTGTAATATTATTAGTTTACTGAAAAGCATTGTTCAATGTAGGTTAATGTGCCCTGAGATATTTGTCACAGTGCCACATTCTGTAAATGAGTACCACTGGGTCACAGAATAATCTATGTGCAGTGGGACACGCCAAGTCATAAAAATAAATCCCCTGTCTTGCTCTGCTGTGTCAGCTAACAGCTTAAGTGAAGTTGCTACATCTCACTAAACAGCTCAGATAACGTTCATAGACATTGGTAGCCACATTCATTATGTGTACTATAAGTTTGCAATACTTGCAACACAGCCTCCACCTGCTTTGGTTCAGTTCTGTCATTTCAGTATCTATTTAGTTATCACTCGATTTCTTTTAGAGGGAGTAGTTGCTGTGCAGCCCTCATTTTATACATCATCCAGTGCTGGTGGTGTGGTCCGTGTTTTCTTATCATCATATCTCCAAAGCTAAAACTCGACTATGTGCTGCGGTTTGACCATTCCCTGTACTGCTCATTAACTTAACATTACTGTGAATGCAGAAATGCATTCTTAAATCACAATCTCATTTATATTCGCTACCCTCACCATACGCTGACCTTTGACCTTACAACCCCCCCTAAATGTGCTCTCATTACTCCGAGCTGACTTGTCATCTCCAGACAGATAACTTATCTTTACTGTACAATGATGCTCTTTACAGCTGGTTTACATAATCTGACCCATCTATGTCACAAGAATTACAGCTTTATTGTCAATTTAAAGCTATGCCACATACTAAATGAACTCTTACCCAAGCTGGGGTCATCAGTCTTGAATAGAATTAAAATGTGTTTCAGAATAATTCTGTAAAGCATCTGAAACtgtactgtagcatcagtagcTATAACAGACAGAGCTCCTTTTTGGGGGGTTCTTAGTCCCTACTAAATTACTTAAGTGATGAAAAACTTTGGCCTGCCCTGGACTGAATGAGAATATAATTTGCTTGCCTATGTTCTTAGTAATATATCACATCCTGTTAACATTGATCTGTACTCTTCATTTCCAACTGTTTTAAATTTGAGAACTCGTTCGAGGTTTTATTCTCAGGGATTGCCAAAGTGCACAGGATGTGTTTAAATGGAATTTGCAGAGACACGCTGGAACCCCTCCAAAGTCCGGCCTTCTATCCTTTTCACCTCCCCTCCCTTTGCAGAAAGTATGAAACAGAATTGCACAATATCCCTCCTTGTTCTTAGACATTTTCTTATATGCACTGAAATGACAAAACTGTAATTTAAACCTATTTAATTTAGATTGCTTGGACTTTTCCTAAAGCTTATCCACCCAAGGTCAGTGCTGAAGCTACTTTTTCTCCAGTCACTATCATACTACACATGAAGGAAGTTTTTAAATGACCAGTTGTCACAAACATTTCCTACAAAGGATGTTTGTGTCCTGTCAACGAGACAATTTCATgcactttgtgttttttaactTGAGAAAAGTGTAAGCATCAGCATACAGCTTCCACTGAACTTTGTCCTCCTAccagacagaaaaacaacaggCAGAGTATAAAAGGGGGGAGtagtggaggaggaggcttgtTTTTGTTCAAGGAGCTATTCGAAGCAGAGCTTAACAGGGGGACAGAAACTTTTAAGCAGAAGGTGAGTGGCAGAATTATTCTTACCATATAAAGCTACTCAAAATTGGGAAAATGCACATATTACAACTTTTAATATGCATTTAATGATGaacaaatggacaaatatgCAATGCAAACATTTTCATTGCATACGCAATGTATCAGTTTATCCACCTTCAGTCAGCCACTGAACCATTTTCTACATTATTAACCTTTTCTGGATGTCATGCATGTGGTGATACAGTAAGTTGTGTAAAGTGTAGGCATACTCAAGCATGCCTCCTGTTCAACTGTatgctttttttgtatttaagatgtcactaggcttaaaaaaaaaaagaaaaaacactagCTTAGATTTAGCAACTTCAACTGCTACCTTCACTCACTCGCTCAGTTTTCCATATTCGCCAATATCAAGTCATGTTTGTGCGGAAATGAAAACTTGTAACAGTTTGGTGGCACACACAGGAGGAGGTTTAAATGAAAACCTTTTTTCGTGCAACAGTCGCACTTTTGTTTGCTGAGTTTGAGCATGTTCTTACTCCTCTTTCACCTCATGTTTTCCCATCTCCAaactctcccccctccctctctgtgCTTTGCAGTTTGGAGCAGGGAGGAGGTGCCACAGGATGTGGGCGTGCCTCAGTCTGTTCCTCACTCTCTGCCTGCTCCACGGGGGCGGTGCAGAGAGTGAAGGGGGTGGACCTCGCTGTCAGCAGCCGCCACCCTGGAAGATTGGGGAAGTGGAACCTATGAAGGGGTCAGAGGGCCGGGTGACGGTGGTGGCCCTCTTACAGGCCAGCTGACTGTTCTGCTTGGTGCAGGCCTCCAGGTATGGGGCGGCCATACTTTACTATGACCTCTTGTCCTGCATTTTTGATTATTCTAAGATTCTGCTGTCATTTAGTTTTTCAGTTCACTGTCAAAGTAGTACATCCAATACATACTTATTTGTCAGTCAGATATCAAGTATAATTGATGTATTATTTATaaaatctgcattttttttaatggattttAAACTCATGCCCTCTGGTGTACATTGACTGAGCAGAATTGATGGCCTGCGCCAGACGATGGAGAGTCAGGGCCTGAGGGATGTGGTTTACATGGTCATCAACCACCAGGGGGAGCAAGCACAGCGCCTGCACCCATTGCTTGGTGAAAGACTCTCAGAGAGCGTCACACTCTACAAACAGGATGAGCAGCAGCCTGATGTTTGGCAGACACTGAGAGGAGAGAAAGACGACTTCCTCATTTATGACAGGTTTGTTACATGTTTCACATTTTGCAGTCGAAATGAAGAAGCCGTTTTCAACTCAACAGTAACGTCCTTTGCTATCAGGTGCGGCCGTCTCACCCACCACATTTCACTTCCATACTCCATCATCGGACAGGGCCATATTGAGGGTGCAATTAAAGACACATATTGCAATCGCATATGTGGAGAGTGCTCACATGAGGTATAGACTTAACAACACTGTGATAACATGAATTGATCAAATATTATTGGATAATACGTTGCAAATacatttaaagggaaagttcaaCTTCTTGCTCCGTCTCTGTTTTTTCACAGAGTGCTGAGACCCCAGAGGAGTGCAAAGGGAAAGCAGATGCACAGCCTGATGCAGACAGAACCTCAGCTGGAGGGGGTGACACCGAACAAGGTCACAGTCATCATGGCCGTGGTCATCATGGCAATCATGGCCATGGCCAGCATGGGGATAATCGTGGTATCCATCCTCGTGGCTTTGGTCATGGGCATAATCACAACCATGGTCATCACCATGGAAACCATGACGGTTCTGACCACGgacaaagtcaaagtcagcAAGGTGTTAGACCACAGGGGCATGGTCACCATGATGGTGGGTTGTCTCAAAATCAGCATCATTTAAACTCAGACGACATGCAACAAGCAGTGCAAATACAGCATGTGTCACAGGAGGCCCAAGTAGCCCCATGAGTATCAGGGAAGGGCAGGTGAAAGTCAAAGTACAGCTGACAGAGGAAAGCAGGCTCTGAAAACGAAGCCTCTCCTAAGGTCAGCTGATGCTGACACTGACGTAGGCTGTTTGGCGATGCAGGGAGTGAGCAACCGCTCGCTCACTGACACTGTGACGAGGCGTTGCCCGCCTCCTGACAGTGACAGGGGCTGGACAGCGCTGCAGTTGATGTTAGGGAGACCTGACAGTGACgcctgcctcctgctgcctgaCAGCAGCCTCAGCCAGCCCAATGAGCATGACCCCCTGGTGTTGCTAGCTGAGGATGAGAGCAGCTGTAAGCTGTTACTGATTTCAGCCAGCAACACTGGTGGCAAGTGTTCGTTTTACCAACAAGTATTACCCTGGGCGAGGGGGATGAGCAATCCTGACAGGAAAGTTGAGCAGGAGGAATCCAACCTTACACAAATAATGATCAAATTAGACAAAATAAGCACAGAAGCCAACTGTAATGCATGTAATGCCAGTTTATCATTCAAACGGCAGATTGCACTTTAAAAAACTGTCACCTGTCTCAATTTTTTATGTCTGTTgcttgtcctcctcctgtctcagGAGTGTATGTAGTTGTCATGGTCATAAGCTGCCTCCTCCATTTTGTTCTCACCATCCTTTATGAAACCAGACGCAGAAACTATGCTCTAGTGGCGTCTGTATGATGTCAGGCAGGAGAGAGAGGAGAAGGAAGTTCAAGAACATGATAAACTCTTTAAAcatttcagataaaaaaaaaaaaacatcagaagaGAAGATGAGCACTATTAAGAAGATGTTATGAATTAGAGCATGACCTGAAAACTATTTTGAATAGAattagacaaaaaaacaaaacaaacaacaacaaaatcaaTCAGGAAATGTAATGCAACTTTGTGTTTGGAAAAACCAAGCAGCACAGACCGTTTGGTGAACCTAAAAAACTTCAtatctttgaattgtttgtacgcTGCGTTATTGATCTGCACTCATTTAACAAAAGTAACTACCATGAATTgctttctttttgcattttacCGAGAGATACATTACAAGCATTTAACGTGTTTCAGGTGTGTCCATCTTTTGCTGCAGACACACTTTAGATGTTGCGTATTGCTTTTACTAAAAAAGGATTTATCCAAggcttgattaaaaaaaacttttacaaAGTTTTGTTATTTGAGAAGAGTCAAAGGGAAGTGAAAAGAGATGTGATAAAAGACTGTTGGAATACACTCTGTACTTAATGATGGTTTCTGTGGGAAGGCATCAGTCACCCTGAAAACCTGATGCTTGCACAGAGCACTGTATTGTGTTAAGGCTGTTAAACATGGAAACTGGGAGTTGAATAAAGAGGGTTTGCATACTCTATTCGTGTGTGTGATTCTTCTAGTTGAATATAagtttaaaaacattcatatacGTTAGAAGATTTGAGGGTTTGACataggttgtgtttttttttttggggggggggggattttatGATGAATTTGTAACTCCCCCACCCTCCAAACCCCCTCCTCCCaatacaaagaaataaaaaatgcgTAAAATGCAATGCTTTTCCCCCGGTGTGTCAACAGATGGCAATGACAGTCCACACAAAAACACCACCATCACATTGCTAAATCTTGCGTTTAAAGGTGTCGTGCTTCTGGTTTTTCACCTTCTCTTGTTACCTGTTCACAAATGTCATTTTCAAATCCTTCTGGCTTTTCATGCAAacgagaaacagaaacatttgcAGGAGTTATTTGGAAGGGAGGAATGTCAATGCTTTTAGCTTTAGAAAATTCTCAACTCattatgtaaaaagaaaaaggcatcACATTTGACCAGTAACAACATCACGGGTGGATTTTTTTGAACACATATGAATAAACATTTGATATTTCACATATTTTCTGTATTCCTTACAGCAATGTTTTTCATCTTCTATTTGTATTTGGCATGGCTTTGGATGTAGACAGCATGATCGTATGTGCCACTGAAAAGAGAAGCATCATAGAAATCATTTTTCCATGCAAACAAAAACGTAGTGATGCAAGTGTGCAGAGCTAAGTGTTTTCAAGACTCAAAGTGCAACACCCTCTGATCTGTGTTCTGTAGCTGAATTGCCTGTTGGACTGTGTGCCTGAAAAGGTCAACAAGCAACCGGAGGTAATAAATGTGGCCGAGGTGGACAGCTTGTGTGGGCGTAATTGGGCTGAAGATCCAATACAGGAGAACAGTGACTTATGGGTAATTACCTGCAATGTCCTGAGACAAAGAGCTGTGAGTGGCTGTCTCTCTGATTCAATCAGCCCCACACAGAGCAACAGAGTACACAGCCTGTGTCTTAATTGTCCGATATGCTTTCCCCTCGATGCATGACTGTTTCAGTAGCCGTTTCCTCCGCTCCActtactccagcagcagcagcagcagagagaatCACACACTTGTGAACTCATTCACACACAAGTTCCTCTATTCTGCTCACAAACAAGTGTGCATTCTCCACCCTCCGATCACCATACACACAGGCAAGCAATTCTCATTTTcctcactctcacacacacatgcaatcCATATTAATCTGTTTACATTCGAACACTGAAACCACTGTGAAGTGTACATTTTCTTCATCCTTTTCTGTAGTCGAGGGCTGATCTTAGCTGACCCTTTGTGCACTGTGGTGCCTAAGTTCTTTTAGTGACTTAAAGAGGCATTGTGAAGAGTTCAGTGAGTTGCATCCTAAATGGATTAAATTGTCAATAATCGGTAGCAGGATCTTGATAATCAAGTGAAATCTAATTTGTTAAGCTTACGTTTGCATTTCAAAACACTTATTAGATTTAATTTACAGTTGGGAGTATTTGGGTAAGATGAAGCCCATGAAGCTGCTTTCAAAGCAAGTTGCGTTTTATTTACAAAGTAGACAAAAACAACGCACAAGATGCTGCATATTTATTGTGTACACATACAACATCACAAAGGCTCCATTGTAAAAGTACATTAACAaaatattgaggatcaacatatTTTGTGGCCCGAAGGAAAAGCAGCAGCCATTAAACAAGGACAGGTGCTCCAAGGAAGAGCAGAAGGGGGGATGGGGTCTGAAGCCATATTAATTACTGCAGCCACTGCAGACTGACAAATTCTGGCATTTTTCACACTTGAGACTGCAATGCAGATGTTTCTAAGTCTGGCATAAGGAATATTTCCAGTTTTATGAGCCTTGATGACACATGGTCTCTTTCTTCCCACACATTAACACatggaaagaaagagagagtggAGCCACTGAACgttattaaaattaaaaaaaaaaaaaaaaagaccgtaTACCGCAGTACTTAAGTCAAGAATTAAACAATTTCCTTAACAAGCTGAAAAAATGTGCGGTTCAGTGTTCTTTGTTTGATAAACAGAAACAACCAGCACAAATTCCAGCAAAATCACTTCCAGACTCAAGCGAGCGACAAAAGCCACCCTTTCGAAAACAGAGGCTGCGGGCCAAAGCCCATCATTATAAAATACTCTACCCCGTCAAAATGCACTTCTCCATAACGAAATTACACAATGAGAGAGAAATAGGAACACAGAGTTATAATATAACCATTCCACTCCACCTAAATGTTGATACGACTTCATAAAAGATATCTGGTCTATCAATAAATTCTATAACAAACATTAAATACTCCATAACAGTACATCATTCTGGCAATCTGTGTAAAATACGTTCtacaaacaaaaactaaagCTTATTCATATTGACGGTTCCTCACGGTCTGATTTTTGTGCTGTCTTAGAAAAACGTAACGCTGTTTAATAGTAACATGTAAATTACATACTTTGTTTCGGCCCGAGATACAAAAACCTTACTAGtgttttaaacatttgataTAAACTGTATGTGTACAAAGTGCTTCCTCTAAAGTGTCTTTGACATTTGTAAGCTCCAAATAACGCTTGCAAATTTTGACACGACATTACGACTAAGCGCAGTGAACAGGCAGAAGTAAACGCCTGACAGTAAGCTCGAAAGGGGGGCGCACAATTTAATGACATGACTCTCAGTGACGCAAACACTGTTTAAAATACCTACTCTCAGTATTCTGACAGCATTTACTCGCGTTACACGTTCACAACTACATTAAAGTCAACGAGGCACGTCTCTCTGCTTTCGCTCAGAATATTTGCAGGTCGTCAGTCTCAACCTCTAGGCAGGTTTTTATCACAAGACATTCTCACAGCGTTGAAGCATTGTGGAAAACGCAGCGACCGCTGCACCCTCGTCCGAACCCTGCTCACTACGGCAAGGCTGACTGTAGAAGAAACACATGTACCAAGCAGCAATACATTGTAACAAGTAACATGACTTCAAAATATATACTTGTAATTTTACAGCAATAGTGAATATATTAAGACATTTATGCAACAGCATTATCTTTTTGCTGGCATCATCCGCAActaggcagcagcagcagaagagttTGTTTCAAAGACATGAGAGAGGCAGAAATAGAAAATAATGGCACATATTTATCAGATTCACATTTTAACACTGTTATGTCATGGCTCttgctttgtctctctttgttaCGGGATTGTCTCATACAAAAGACCTATTCCATCCACGCCATCAGCCTATTTATCTCCAGAAAGAGTCCAAAACAGCATAATTGATAGGCTGGATGTGTTTCTTTCGAGCTGTTAAGTATGTTTTGTTCACGGCGAGAAGTTCATATAAAGGCTTCCTCCATGCTATACAATACCAAGCTGCTCCGATTCAGCTGTGGACTTGTTGATATGGAAATTCATTGTGTTGCATCATGAAACCCTGCATATACTGTAAGGCAAGCTCTATTGGTTCAGACAACCTATCATACGCAAACAAACTATGCTGTCTATGAGTCATAGTGTCAAGTTTTATGACAGAATTGTGAGAATGAAAACACGAAGAGCTGAAAACCTTTGGAAAAgatctcctctgctgtcctctcacTTAAACAGGCTTACATTTGTAAAGAACCAACAACGGGGTCCGCATAAACAATGTCCTAATTTAGGTTAATCTAAGAAAATCATGAGGGGAAAGCTAATTAGAGAATCACACCTTGTTAGACAATTGTTGCTAACTATATCTTTTtagtagcctggaaaaccagcgccaactgctggacggcaaaatgttttgcctgcggttgggtctggcctcgatccacttgtcattttgaaaatactgccctgaatctggcagatggcaactaaaccaatcacaacgcagagatgtgttttgaatcaacgcgggcgggccagagggttctgagggagtgacgacagagcagtgcgacgttgggcagtggaagcgaacatagacaagcgaaagcacaacaagaaagatggcggcggcaatggaacagtgctcgtttgattcagccttggcacacagccattataacgaacagccttgccactctctattaagccccattgtaccggctttttggctgcagttccaccagaattccactgggagcgtcggtggagaccagaatgaatggggcccaatggagctagatgctacaaatggtcagtttcacctaagtctcctcaagagcgctcagatttgaatgtagtttctgagagctcaacatgggtttcaagtaaaaaatcaactgaacgagtacatatatccctttgatttcttactggttggcttcttgttgtccacaacgcgctagcattgtgctaatgacagctggtcgaccagctatgtatgacgtcatatacacttcaaatcctttttttaagcaaatgagtggctctaaaaatctaaaactcagccatgggtattttctaaacaccctctttcgaaaacaacattcgaattactagagaaaaaattatatcttgagataagggcacgaaagggcgtatagctccataggactccattcattctggtctccaaaattgggcgccccacgtggaaagagggtggaactgcaaccaaaatcgcctcgttggaaaccggaaatgcaccgtgagtggcgtatctgtcctattatagaatctgtgcttggcatcagttttggaagagtcccctcccaccaaagctttctgtcgcgcttactacgtcacagtcagttgcgctgattggtcagagcgttggcctataggcacagacgcggtttgaaagacaacgggttgtgctcatcaacaatgttccgttgtatccattgatcggtgccagactaaattagacatccaatccatttaggctggtttatcaggctatcTTTTTAGGGCTTTCAGATCAAAACTTGTACAAAAGTTTTTCAGGATAAACTTTAGAGGATTATTTTTTGGCTTGATAATAGTTGTTTAGTGCCAATTTTCATTTCCCAAGATTTGGGACTGTGTCAGAAAGGCAACGTTAAGTACAGTTTATAATTAAggcagcttttcttttttatatatggTATGAGTACATGCATGCATGTCTCTGCGTCAGCGTGTGTGCAGATTTTTAGAAGAGTATCTGTGCACAGATAGGATTTACATCAATTCATCTATACATAGCAGTGCTCGTCTGTACACAGCAATGCATAAATGCACAAATCCAAATCACATAAGAATAGTACCATAACACTGAAACGGCAAGCCAATACCACTATAATAGGCACAGGTTGTTAATTGGTATACGTGGCAGATACTAAGTATAGTGTTGGCTAATTACATGTACTACACATTTTCACAGTCTTCCAACTATCCAGTTGCTCTCCCTGGAGTAACAATACAACATGAGAAGTATACGTCTCCCTTACAGAGAACTTGACCACTAAAAGATTATGAGGGGGAATACCAGCAATGTGCATcccttttgtttttctaaataGCTAAATCAgcgtgcccttgagcaaggcacacTTGGTGGTGCTACATATTCTACTGCACAGTTTGCACTAAGTGGCTCCAGAGCTGTGGGTGTCCTTGCACTTCAGTAACATCAGTGACAAAGGTTCGCttgtaaatgtgaaaataaagtCAAAATAATGAACCTCAGGGTAAAAGCTTAAATCCACACTGGGACATATAGAGTCGGACCTGCAATCTTGTAATCATTCCAGGAATTAGTTGATCAAGTGTTTAATCTCCCTTTTTATCTGACTCTTCTGTTTCGACCACTGTAAAGGATTTCCTTAATTTCCCAGACTGCCTTTCATTATTCCCTAATGACAGTAAGAGATATAACAGCGATCATATATTACGAATTAAGAGACTCTTCTTTGGTTTATTGTGGTCacctgttgcactgacatctCCCGACTGCAAGAGTGTAGTTTATTTGTCTGATTTTTACTCGTTGATATAATCTATTCGATTACATTTGCAGCTAGCATAAAGCCAGGTATGCAAATCTGCATAGCTGTGTTCAACAGTGTTGGGTTTTATTGTATAAAAATATATCTCTTGTGAGGTACTAGTAAGATGACATGATAAAAtaggaaacatttaaatgtaagTGGCAATACACCTCTGTGGGGCGCCTCTCTGTGTAGTGGTGACTAAAATGTGCTTTTCTTCTTGACATCAATACTCGGATATCGCTGTTTAAGACTTCAACAATGTCATTGCTCTATGCACAATTAGCCAGAGATCTAATGCAATTGAAGGCAGTTTAACCATCATGCAAGGATGTTAACAAAAAGAGCAAACTGTGCATTTGGTTTATGACTTTgcctttttccccttttctgtattttttaacAGATGCAAGAGAGTTAAGAATATAATGTGCAGCCTTACATGTCCCTCTGAGCATCCTCTGAAAACCTGTGCACGCTCATCCTTTCAGTGTGCTGCaagttttttttagcttccgaCAGGAGCCGGGTAGCTCGGCTGCAAGGGACCTCCTGGCTGATGAGTCTTACACATACAGAGGACATCTGATGGCACTGTCATTTCAGGGTGAGAGGTTCCCCAGCAGATCTGGGGTAATGTACCCTACAGGCATAGGGGCTTTGGAGGGGTGCTGTGGCAAGCATGGAGGGGTAGACTGGCGGGGAGGTGGGTTGAGGAGCAGACTATGATGAGTGTCCAACTCTTGTACCACTGTGTAGTCTGCAACAGGGGCAAAGAACTGGGATTGGGGAGATTCGGGAAGAATGTAAGGTGACTGATTAGCATCTGTTGTGACTGCAGGTTTGGTCTCTGTTGACTGAGGGAGTATGGTTTGGTACCCCTCCCCAGTCATGGGAGAGGAAGGG
This Odontesthes bonariensis isolate fOdoBon6 chromosome 6, fOdoBon6.hap1, whole genome shotgun sequence DNA region includes the following protein-coding sequences:
- the selenop gene encoding selenoprotein Pa isoform X1 encodes the protein MWACLSLFLTLCLLHGGGAESEGGGPRCQQPPPWKIGEVEPMKGSEGRVTVVALLQASULFCLVQASRIDGLRQTMESQGLRDVVYMVINHQGEQAQRLHPLLGERLSESVTLYKQDEQQPDVWQTLRGEKDDFLIYDRCGRLTHHISLPYSIIGQGHIEGAIKDTYCNRICGECSHESAETPEECKGKADAQPDADRTSAGGGDTEQGHSHHGRGHHGNHGHGQHGDNRGIHPRGFGHGHNHNHGHHHGNHDGSDHGQSQSQQGVRPQGHGHHDGGLSQNQHHLNSDDMQQAVQIQHVSQEAQVAPUVSGKGRUKSKYSUQRKAGSENEASPKVSUCUHURRLFGDAGSEQPLAHUHCDEALPASUQUQGLDSAAVDVRETUQURLPPAAUQQPQPAQ
- the selenop gene encoding selenoprotein Pa isoform X2, with the translated sequence MWACLSLFLTLCLLHGGGAESEGGGPRCQQPPPWKIGEVEPMKGSEGRVTVVALLQASULFCLVQASRIDGLRQTMESQGLRDVVYMVINHQGEQAQRLHPLLGERLSESVTLYKQDEQQPDVWQTLRGEKDDFLIYDRCGRLTHHISLPYSIIGQGHIEGAIKDTYCNRICGECSHESAETPEECKGKADAQPDADRTSAGGGDTEQGHSHHGRGHHGNHGHGQHGDNRGIHPRGFGHGHNHNHGHHHGNHDGSDHGQSQSQQGVRPQGHGHHDGGLSQNQHHLNSDDMQQAVQIQHVSQEAQVAPUVSGKGRUKSKYSUQRKAGSENEASPKVSUCUHURRLFGDAGSEQPLAHUHCDEALPASUQUQGLDSAAVDVRETUQURLPPAAUQQPQPAQUAUPPGVAS